A window of Hordeum vulgare subsp. vulgare chromosome 5H, MorexV3_pseudomolecules_assembly, whole genome shotgun sequence genomic DNA:
AAACCTTAGAGTTACCTTTCCCTAGATAATAAGCAATATACTATGCTTTGGGAATACTATGTAACATGTCCTGcataagtacatgcatgcatactTTTAATATATTAATGTAACATGTCATGATTTTTTATGTCAATAAATTCATATAAGATATCAAGGCCTCATGGGTATTGCTACACTCCTTAATCCATGGTTTAAGATTGATATGCTGCATGTGTGCTTTGAAATGCTCCTTGGTGACGAGTCCATTATTGATGCTGAGCGTAAAGTTTGGGAAAAAAGCTGGGCTAATAGTCTTCACACAAATATTTTTGGGCTTGTTGTCCCAGCTAACATGACCAGCTATGTTATTCTTTTCTTTCCTAGTATTGGAATTCCAATCGGACCCAGCTGCACGACAATCCCTTCGGAAAACAAACCCTTTTAAAAAAAACTGCAACGTCCCTTGTCCCCCTAAAAAAAAAATTAGCATCCCTAGTTTATAGTTTACACGTGTCCTTCTCCTATACACAAACCTGATTGCAAATTTTCATTGTACAAACAAACGCGACAGACATGCATGTCCAAAAGAATATATGCATGCACCCATACATATCAGGACCATCATGCGGGCTTTAAAAGGTAATTTTTAAAGTAGGTATCCTAATTAATATCCATCGTTAAAATATCTATGGCTTTCATTATTCAATCTTCACCGTTCCTTTTCTATTGTCTTAATAATATAATAGATAGATAACGTTGTAGTTGAAAATGAAGAGAAAGCAAAGTTGTGACTTACAATTGCTTTAAACATTCGATAATTTCTTGTTGAAGCATGTATGAGCGCATTTGAAGAAATAACAGTTGGCCTTGCACCTGCAACCTTATTAGGACTAGGTCTCTGTAAAAGAGTATTTTGGAAGTTTGGATTACTATTTTCTTTGTCAATCCTGTTCGTAAACACCTGTAAATAGAAGTGCACTTTTAACAATGCAAGTAAACAACATATATCTTAAGAGGTTTGAAGCATATGCATGTAATCACCTGTTGGGTTCCCATCTGTTTGCTGAATTCTGCAAACTTTGCCATCATGCTTTTTTCAAATTTCAATCTTGATGTTCGCTCCACTTCCAACAATCTTTCCCTTTCAGCACGCTCTTCTTTTAACTTTTCCTCAAGTTGTTCTCTCTCAGCGCGCTCCAAGTTAATAATCTCTTGTGTgtttgcacgctcagcttgtagttgatcttgtaaatcattgacctggTGGCTGAGCTCAGAGTTTCGCTGCTGGAAGGCTGCTGTAGCACGAGCTTGCTCTTCAATCTGTATATGAATCCTTTCAGAACCAGTTGACGGTTTGGCCATGTATCCGTACCCACGAGGCTGCGATGACTTGCATTGCAGAGTGCCTTTGTATGTAGTCTGGAAAATATTGTGTCTTTGCTCATCTGAAAGTGGACCTTGAGTTTCAGTATCTTTGTTTTTAACCTCTTCACATGCTTTGTCCTGAAAATGGAAAGAACAGTTATAAATATGGCATTATTTTAACATTATAaaagatgaaacaagaataacacGATCCAACGCATGAATAACCCCTGCTGATGATGAAGCATGTCGAATGCACATCATTGAATAACTATAGAATATCAAAAGTCAGTGTACTCACataaacatcatgtgactctgtgtTAGACCATGTTCCATTCTTCGTGTGGGTGAGTTCCCACAGAGTAATACAATCTGGCTCTTCTCCAGTTTCCGGGTTTCTCTGCAAGTGATAACAATGAGAAGATTGAAACATGAAACCATGTTTAGCAACGAGGCATAAATAATTAGTTAGACTCATACCGTCTCAAAACTTACTTGCGAGTAAGATTTTGATCCAATTCTGTGTTTTGTCTTCTGTTTCTTACGGTTATCGGTGTTCTTTTGGTTGCGTTCCTATCAATTCATGAAAACCAAATATAACGAGTCAAACAAGCCATTTCATCTTAACACATAGTAGACAAATTGTGTTCTTAGAGATAACCTGGAATTTTAAACCAGTGCCAAAGTACTCAATCATCCATTCCCATTCTTCTGGTTGTAAATCTTCCGGTAGATTAGCCAATCTAGCtgcatctgttttgtatgccttgtAAGTGGAGCTTAGAGTTGATCGCCAGCCTCTGTACCGCTCTTTCGCAATTGTGAGTACCTTTTCTTCTGTGTCAGGTGTATCTTCGAGATCCCATCTATCCTGTAAATCATACAACAAATGAACATACATAAGCACTACATTATAGATAGTAAAGTAAGATAACACATGTGAAAAAGATTGTACGCACTATCATATCTGCAACAATGAGTCGATGTATGGTAGGGTGAATGTCCGACCACCTCCTTACTCCAATGAGTGGTAACTTTCTTTTCATTATGACTACCACCTCATCCTTGAATGAACGATAGTTCATTCCTACTGTACCACCCAATTTTTCAGAGAATGCAATATTTAGCTTTGCAAATCCATTGGCAAAACGCTTCTTAGATGCTTTAAAACCTTTTAGAACACCTCGCCCTTTCTTCTTCTGTCCACCAGCTTCTACATCCCACATCATACAAGAACTATTGTATTACTGGGTAGTAGATTGTAAGAAATGATGACACAAA
This region includes:
- the LOC123399004 gene encoding uncharacterized protein LOC123399004 isoform X1, giving the protein MSQNDTMMNSTQDPAGRRSSTIQRQLGNVYTSEERDDAHDSFLQVKKGSVLLTRMESITTYKNQHGQRRSGTQDQSNTPVSANDMCALEEWPSHARRNHAQLQDEAGGQKKKGRGVLKGFKASKKRFANGFAKLNIAFSEKLGGTVGMNYRSFKDEVVVIMKRKLPLIGVRRWSDIHPTIHRLIVADMIDRWDLEDTPDTEEKVLTIAKERYRGWRSTLSSTYKAYKTDAARLANLPEDLQPEEWEWMIEYFGTGLKFQERNQKNTDNRKKQKTKHRIGSKSYSQRNPETGEEPDCITLWELTHTKNGTWSNTESHDVYDKACEEVKNKDTETQGPLSDEQRHNIFQTTYKGTLQCKSSQPRGYGYMAKPSTGSERIHIQIEEQARATAAFQQRNSELSHQVNDLQDQLQAERANTQEIINLERAEREQLEEKLKEERAERERLLEVERTSRLKFEKSMMAKFAEFSKQMGTQQVFTNRIDKENSNPNFQNTLLQRPSPNKVAGARPTVISSNALIHASTRNYRMFKAILDWTRDDGGSKKLPGLDSRPRTI
- the LOC123399004 gene encoding uncharacterized protein LOC123399004 isoform X2 is translated as MSQNDTMMNSTQDPAGRRSSTIQRQLGNVYTSEERDDAHDSFLQVKKGSVLLTRMESITTYKNQHGQRRSGTQDQSNTPVSANDMCALEEWPSHARRNHAQLQDEAGGQKKKGRGVLKGFKASKKRFANGFAKLNIAFSEKLGGTVGMNYRSFKDEVVVIMKRKLPLIGVRRWSDIHPTIHRLIVADMIDRWDLEDTPDTEEKVLTIAKERYRGWRSTLSSTYKAYKTDAARLANLPEDLQPEEWEWMIEYFGTGLKFQERNQKNTDNRKKQKTKHRIGSKSYSQVSFETRNPETGEEPDCITLWELTHTKNGTWSNTESHDVYDKACEEVKNKDTETQGPLSDEQRHNIFQTTYKGTLQCKSSQPRGYGYMAKPSTGSERIHIQIEEQARATAAFQQRNSELSHQVNDLQDQLQAERANTQEIINLERAEREQLEEKLKEERAERERLLEVERTSRLKFEKSMMAKFAEFSKQMGTQQVFTNRIDKENSNPNFQNTLLQRPSPNKVAGARPTVISSNALIHASTRNYRMFKAIDPNN